One Rhizobium sp. 9140 genomic region harbors:
- a CDS encoding CaiB/BaiF CoA transferase family protein, giving the protein MTEIRRAASLDGVRILDLSRILAGPTSTQLLADLGADVIKVERPDVGDDTRSWGPPFVSDADGNDSDLSAYFLSANRNKRSIAIDLASDEGVTLIKRLAAISDVVVENYKPGDLDRRGLGFEDIRAVKPDIVWCAISGFGQTGPYAERTGYDFLVQAMGGIMSITGESDAAGGRPVKVGLGIADVMCGMYASVGILAALRHRDRTGEGQYIDLALYDTQVAWLINAATNHLVSGKVPGRIGNRHPNIAPYQTFATADGEIAIAVGNDQQFARFCAAIGATSLAEDTRFRRNRDRVVHVDALDLLVTEALRADTAENWERRLLAVEIPAGRVATIDQVVSNPQTLARDMVVPMQTTDGKAIRVIGNPLKMSATPARFDRAPPHVDQDRQNILDELAKIETRRR; this is encoded by the coding sequence GCAGGACCCACATCGACGCAATTGCTCGCCGATCTCGGCGCTGATGTCATCAAGGTCGAGCGCCCGGATGTCGGCGACGATACGCGAAGCTGGGGACCGCCCTTCGTCAGCGATGCCGATGGCAATGACAGTGACCTCAGCGCCTATTTCCTTTCGGCCAACCGCAACAAACGATCGATCGCCATCGATCTTGCCAGCGACGAGGGCGTCACCCTCATCAAGCGGCTGGCGGCGATCTCGGATGTGGTCGTCGAGAACTACAAGCCTGGCGATCTGGATCGGCGGGGACTTGGCTTTGAGGATATCCGGGCCGTGAAACCCGATATCGTCTGGTGCGCGATCTCCGGTTTCGGCCAGACCGGCCCTTATGCCGAACGCACAGGATATGATTTCCTCGTCCAGGCCATGGGCGGCATCATGAGCATTACCGGGGAAAGTGACGCTGCCGGCGGACGCCCCGTCAAGGTCGGGCTTGGCATCGCGGATGTCATGTGCGGCATGTATGCGAGTGTCGGCATCCTTGCGGCCCTTCGTCATCGCGACCGCACCGGTGAAGGCCAATATATCGACCTTGCCCTTTACGACACGCAAGTCGCCTGGCTCATCAATGCCGCCACAAATCATCTCGTATCGGGCAAGGTGCCGGGCCGTATCGGCAACCGGCACCCGAATATTGCGCCCTATCAGACCTTTGCAACGGCGGACGGCGAAATTGCCATCGCGGTCGGCAACGACCAGCAGTTCGCGCGGTTCTGCGCGGCAATCGGTGCGACTTCACTGGCCGAAGACACGCGCTTCAGGCGCAATCGCGACCGCGTCGTTCATGTCGATGCACTGGATCTGCTGGTGACCGAGGCGCTGCGAGCCGACACCGCGGAAAATTGGGAACGACGCCTCCTCGCCGTCGAGATCCCGGCGGGCCGCGTTGCCACCATCGATCAGGTCGTCTCCAACCCGCAGACGCTGGCGCGTGATATGGTCGTGCCGATGCAAACCACCGATGGCAAAGCGATCCGCGTGATCGGCAATCCGCTCAAAATGTCCGCCACGCCCGCCCGCTTTGACCGGGCTCCGCCACATGTCGATCAGGATCGACAGAACATTCTCGATGAACTCGCCAAGATCGAGACGAGACGCCGGTAA
- a CDS encoding protein-disulfide reductase DsbD domain-containing protein, giving the protein MATAGGVSASETPLAFNDAFKLSVGRGSIGQIHLHWQMPPGYYLYRHIVPA; this is encoded by the coding sequence ATGGCGACGGCTGGCGGTGTGTCGGCTTCCGAAACGCCGTTGGCGTTCAACGACGCCTTCAAGCTGAGCGTCGGACGGGGAAGCATCGGCCAGATCCATCTGCACTGGCAGATGCCGCCCGGTTACTATCTTTATCGGCACATCGTTCCCGCCTGA
- a CDS encoding YHS domain-containing (seleno)protein, which translates to MTVLLRQILPLASALTLSLSANVFAQEIFATGGVAINGYDPVAYFTDHKPVKGSEKYTASYQGATFRFASAAHRNMSTADPAHFVPQYGGYCAFGTAQGHKATTEPQAFTVVGNKLYLNYNDSVLKTWRQDVSGNIAKANANWETVRAQAAP; encoded by the coding sequence ATGACCGTCTTGTTACGTCAAATACTTCCGCTCGCCTCTGCTCTGACGCTTTCGCTGAGCGCCAACGTTTTCGCGCAAGAGATCTTCGCGACCGGAGGGGTCGCGATCAATGGTTATGATCCGGTCGCCTATTTTACCGATCATAAACCGGTAAAGGGCTCGGAAAAATACACGGCAAGTTATCAAGGTGCGACGTTCCGTTTCGCATCGGCAGCCCATCGAAACATGTCCACCGCCGATCCGGCACATTTCGTGCCGCAGTATGGCGGCTACTGCGCGTTTGGGACGGCTCAGGGACACAAGGCGACAACCGAGCCCCAGGCCTTCACGGTGGTGGGTAACAAGCTTTATCTCAATTACAACGACAGTGTCCTCAAGACCTGGCGACAGGATGTGAGCGGCAATATCGCGAAGGCCAATGCGAACTGGGAGACTGTCAGGGCACAGGCGGCGCCGTGA
- a CDS encoding alpha/beta hydrolase family esterase produces the protein MSTMRLSVLALLAIGLASPAIAEVPCGVKTGCPIPGGAYRIAFPADGDVRGAFVYFHGWKGSADLQMEQRPLVAMTLAHHLAYVAVDGIDGGWSFPGSPSARRDEKRFIGGLFDDLRQREHFTPDRIVIGGFSIGASMAWYTACQQGEKAAGMVTFSGVFWDPLPKASDCVSDVPPMVHFHGSADTTFPLAGRAIGKAFHQGDAFKSLAIMRQRSQCDVTHARQIVVGGVVCDDVPGCLRGDSIMCVHNRGHEAGAGWLDAGLTVLGFPK, from the coding sequence ATGTCGACCATGCGTTTATCCGTTCTTGCCTTGCTGGCGATTGGGCTGGCTTCCCCAGCCATTGCCGAGGTTCCTTGCGGTGTGAAGACCGGCTGTCCGATACCCGGGGGCGCGTATCGCATCGCCTTTCCCGCGGACGGCGATGTGCGAGGCGCCTTCGTCTATTTTCACGGATGGAAGGGATCGGCGGATCTGCAAATGGAGCAACGTCCCCTGGTCGCCATGACACTTGCGCATCACCTCGCCTATGTGGCGGTCGATGGCATCGATGGCGGATGGTCCTTTCCCGGCAGTCCAAGCGCCCGGCGAGATGAAAAGCGATTTATCGGCGGCCTTTTCGATGATCTAAGGCAGCGGGAGCATTTTACGCCGGACCGGATCGTGATTGGCGGGTTCTCAATCGGCGCTTCGATGGCCTGGTACACAGCCTGCCAGCAGGGTGAGAAGGCGGCCGGTATGGTGACGTTCTCCGGCGTCTTCTGGGACCCGTTACCGAAGGCGTCCGATTGCGTTTCCGACGTCCCGCCCATGGTGCATTTTCATGGCAGCGCCGATACCACGTTTCCCTTGGCAGGGCGCGCCATCGGCAAGGCCTTTCATCAAGGTGATGCGTTTAAAAGCCTTGCCATCATGCGCCAGCGGTCGCAGTGCGATGTGACGCATGCCAGGCAGATTGTCGTAGGCGGCGTTGTCTGTGACGACGTTCCCGGTTGCCTTCGCGGTGACAGCATCATGTGTGTTCACAACCGCGGCCACGAGGCCGGTGCGGGCTGGCTCGACGCCGGCCTCACCGTTCTGGGATTCCCGAAATAA
- a CDS encoding pyridoxamine 5'-phosphate oxidase family protein, whose product MPEVRNPVPSDVAFSSAVKAAQTERHSRAIYARMEDNGSWPVDLSPDLVRFIESRKSAFLATASADGQPYIQHRGGPAGFLKVLDRRMVGFADYAGNRQYITIGNLSENPKAHLFLIDYNLRQRVKLWGRIRVVEGDQDLMTRLTPPDYRARVERAMLFTVDTWDVNCPQHIPHLVEPEPLQALIAERDLKIAALERDIEDLKRRVLPVQE is encoded by the coding sequence ATGCCCGAAGTCAGAAATCCTGTCCCCAGCGACGTCGCCTTCAGCTCTGCCGTAAAGGCTGCCCAGACAGAGAGGCATTCAAGGGCAATTTATGCACGCATGGAGGACAATGGCTCTTGGCCGGTGGACCTGTCACCCGATCTCGTCCGGTTCATCGAAAGCAGGAAAAGCGCATTTCTGGCAACGGCCAGCGCTGATGGACAACCCTATATCCAGCACCGTGGCGGTCCTGCTGGTTTTCTCAAGGTTCTCGATCGGCGTATGGTGGGTTTTGCCGACTACGCGGGCAATCGCCAGTATATCACCATCGGCAATCTGTCGGAAAATCCGAAGGCGCACCTGTTCCTGATTGACTACAATCTCCGTCAGCGCGTCAAGTTGTGGGGCAGAATTCGGGTCGTTGAGGGCGACCAGGATCTGATGACCCGTCTAACGCCGCCTGACTATCGGGCGAGGGTCGAGCGCGCCATGCTTTTTACGGTCGACACATGGGATGTCAATTGTCCGCAGCATATCCCGCATCTTGTGGAACCGGAGCCTTTGCAGGCTTTGATCGCTGAACGTGACCTCAAGATCGCTGCGCTGGAACGTGACATCGAGGACCTCAAGCGCCGGGTGCTACCCGTTCAGGAGTGA
- a CDS encoding nuclear transport factor 2 family protein: MSRPPLPPFDQESAIIKVRRAEDAWNGRDPDVVCLAYTPDSRWRNRAESIEGREDIRGFLARKWTRELDYRLIKELWAYQGNRIAVRFAYEWHDHSGQWFRSYGNENWEFDGEGLMRLRIASINDLPIHYGQRVFHWTLGPRPHDHPSLSELGL; encoded by the coding sequence ATGTCGCGTCCCCCTTTGCCGCCGTTTGATCAGGAAAGCGCTATCATCAAGGTCCGCAGGGCCGAAGATGCTTGGAACGGGCGTGATCCGGATGTCGTGTGTCTGGCCTACACGCCCGACAGCCGTTGGCGAAACCGCGCAGAATCTATCGAGGGCAGGGAGGACATTCGTGGCTTCCTTGCACGCAAATGGACCCGCGAACTCGATTATCGGCTGATCAAGGAACTGTGGGCCTATCAGGGCAATCGTATCGCAGTGCGGTTCGCTTACGAATGGCATGATCATTCCGGCCAATGGTTCCGGTCTTACGGAAACGAGAACTGGGAGTTTGATGGCGAGGGGCTGATGCGGCTGCGCATCGCCAGCATCAACGATCTGCCCATCCATTACGGTCAACGTGTCTTTCATTGGACGCTTGGTCCAAGGCCGCATGACCATCCGTCCCTCAGCGAACTGGGATTATGA
- a CDS encoding carboxymuconolactone decarboxylase family protein (This protein belongs to a clade of uncharacterized proteins related to peroxidases such as the alkylhydroperoxidase AhpD.) → MTNIVTPADIANAPEASRPLLEQVKSQFGSVPNLFRVVSNSPAALEGYLAMSGALGKGRLAAQTREGIALAVAQINGCGYCLAAHTYIGKNLTKIDDAEIAANRSGRSNDAKVDAAIRFAAKVAVERGHVTREDVSAVKAAGYDDAQIVEIVQHVALNTWTNYINEVAGTEIDFPAVS, encoded by the coding sequence ATGACAAACATCGTAACGCCCGCCGATATTGCAAATGCGCCCGAAGCCTCTCGTCCGCTGCTGGAGCAGGTCAAATCCCAGTTCGGGAGCGTTCCCAACCTGTTTCGCGTGGTCTCCAACAGCCCTGCTGCGCTCGAAGGCTATCTTGCCATGTCCGGTGCGCTCGGCAAGGGCAGGCTTGCCGCCCAGACCCGCGAAGGGATTGCGCTTGCCGTGGCGCAAATCAATGGCTGTGGCTACTGCCTTGCGGCGCACACCTACATCGGAAAGAACCTGACAAAGATCGATGACGCCGAAATTGCAGCCAATCGCAGTGGCCGATCCAACGATGCCAAGGTGGATGCCGCTATCCGGTTTGCCGCCAAGGTCGCGGTTGAACGCGGTCATGTCACGCGCGAGGATGTCAGCGCCGTCAAGGCAGCCGGTTACGACGACGCGCAGATCGTCGAGATCGTCCAGCACGTAGCCCTCAATACCTGGACGAACTACATCAACGAAGTCGCCGGCACGGAAATCGATTTTCCCGCCGTATCCTGA
- a CDS encoding LysR family transcriptional regulator, producing the protein MDRLDAMALFLDVMERGSLSAVARARSMPLATLSRKISDLEAHLGTRLLQRAGRGLVPTEVGFDYANACRRILDDVAEAERVAGGEFSRPKGSLIITSPVVFGRLHVLPVIADFLKLYPEIRVRLIQSDRIVDLAEEHVDLAVRIGTLRDSGLAARNIGTLRQVLCASPDYLSQHGRPSRPDELENHFCVSFETLTSGSNWTFHSADADQHVDIHPRLTVNTAEAAVDAAISGLGLTRVLSYQVDDALRAGSLETFMEEFEGPAWPVSLIYPKRGSVPKKIRVFIDFAADRLKLRLSTLRQSSR; encoded by the coding sequence ATGGACCGTCTGGACGCCATGGCTCTCTTTCTCGACGTGATGGAAAGGGGCAGCCTTTCGGCAGTGGCACGCGCGCGGTCCATGCCGCTGGCGACGCTGAGCCGGAAAATTTCCGATCTCGAGGCTCATCTGGGGACACGATTGCTGCAGCGCGCAGGGCGCGGGCTGGTGCCGACTGAAGTCGGCTTCGATTATGCCAATGCATGCCGTCGCATCCTTGATGACGTCGCCGAAGCGGAACGGGTTGCGGGTGGGGAATTTTCCCGGCCGAAAGGCAGCCTGATCATCACCTCCCCTGTTGTGTTCGGCCGGCTGCACGTGCTTCCTGTCATCGCCGACTTTCTGAAGCTGTATCCGGAGATTCGGGTCCGCCTGATCCAGTCCGACAGGATCGTTGACCTGGCAGAGGAGCATGTCGATCTTGCCGTGCGCATTGGCACGCTCAGGGATAGCGGGCTTGCGGCCCGCAACATCGGCACACTTCGCCAAGTCCTTTGCGCCAGCCCCGATTACCTTTCACAGCATGGCCGCCCCAGCCGGCCGGATGAGTTGGAGAACCATTTCTGCGTGAGTTTCGAAACGCTGACGAGCGGCAGCAACTGGACTTTCCACTCTGCGGACGCGGATCAGCACGTCGATATCCATCCACGGCTGACCGTCAACACGGCCGAAGCAGCCGTCGATGCTGCGATATCCGGTCTCGGTCTGACACGGGTCCTGTCTTATCAGGTTGACGATGCACTTCGGGCCGGCAGTCTCGAAACCTTCATGGAAGAGTTTGAAGGGCCTGCCTGGCCGGTGAGCCTCATCTACCCCAAACGAGGGTCAGTGCCGAAAAAGATCAGAGTCTTTATCGATTTCGCCGCCGACCGGCTGAAATTGCGGTTATCGACACTCCGCCAATCCAGCCGATGA
- a CDS encoding CGNR zinc finger domain-containing protein: MTDADRPLPTTVARRALPAIALGDHLALDFLNSVATPQGEVLDWIGSGTDLVDWLEVFGAITKSDAADIRATWNAATLDAIAREAVVWREAFRSLVGRMASEGRSALRIEDLQLINRWLLPDRMTRQLVTGTTGEVELVHRRMWTDAAQIMAPVALAAAEMVAGDDWGNIRQCENPACTIWFQDRTKGHRRRWCSQALCGNRFKVAAFRERQKYGRRVAVSAGTKSPSA, from the coding sequence ATGACTGATGCCGACCGCCCCCTTCCGACCACCGTTGCGCGCCGGGCTCTGCCTGCCATTGCCCTTGGCGATCATCTGGCGCTTGATTTTCTCAATTCCGTCGCTACTCCCCAAGGAGAGGTCCTAGACTGGATAGGTTCGGGCACGGATCTGGTGGACTGGCTTGAAGTGTTCGGAGCAATCACCAAAAGCGACGCTGCAGACATTCGCGCCACGTGGAATGCCGCGACGCTGGATGCGATTGCGCGCGAAGCCGTTGTCTGGCGTGAGGCGTTTCGCAGTCTGGTTGGACGGATGGCATCCGAGGGGCGTTCGGCGCTGCGCATCGAAGATCTGCAACTGATCAACCGCTGGCTGCTGCCGGACAGGATGACACGTCAGCTCGTGACTGGCACGACCGGAGAGGTGGAGCTGGTGCATCGTCGTATGTGGACCGATGCCGCGCAAATCATGGCGCCCGTTGCCCTTGCCGCCGCCGAGATGGTCGCTGGTGACGATTGGGGCAACATTCGTCAATGTGAAAACCCGGCCTGCACAATCTGGTTTCAGGATCGAACAAAGGGACACCGCCGCCGCTGGTGCAGTCAGGCCCTCTGCGGAAACCGTTTCAAGGTTGCGGCCTTTCGGGAGCGTCAAAAATACGGACGCCGAGTCGCTGTCTCGGCAGGGACAAAAAGTCCCTCGGCGTAA
- a CDS encoding LysR substrate-binding domain-containing protein, producing the protein MFAGSTDNYPMLHAMCREGMGLALLPRFLGAGDRQLEEYPVTGGRNRIPVWIVIREDSAEAPKVRRLVDYLVERFKDYRPLLNGAHTAGNDDEAEGADPDHPVDGSFSPG; encoded by the coding sequence GTGTTTGCCGGCTCCACGGACAATTACCCGATGCTGCATGCGATGTGCCGGGAGGGCATGGGCCTTGCGCTGCTTCCGCGCTTCCTCGGCGCCGGCGATCGGCAACTGGAAGAATACCCAGTCACCGGAGGCCGCAACCGGATCCCCGTCTGGATCGTGATCCGGGAAGACTCGGCCGAGGCACCCAAGGTGCGCCGGCTGGTCGATTACCTCGTGGAACGGTTCAAGGACTACCGACCTTTGCTGAACGGTGCGCACACCGCAGGGAATGACGATGAGGCCGAAGGCGCCGATCCGGATCATCCGGTGGATGGTTCTTTTTCCCCGGGGTGA
- a CDS encoding PDR/VanB family oxidoreductase, which yields MIERFPVRIERINRETADIVSLDLVSHDTGVKLPRFEPGAHIDVDLGPNLVRPYSLCGNPDEEDVYRIGVLKDRASRGGSEAVHRLHPGDVLKIGAPRNLFPLVRDADRAVLLAGGIGITPLLSMAHALHARGVPFGLHYFTRDRHSAAFLPLIEAVPFAANVTFHFCDETSSAMFDARRDLPAPSDGLHLYTCGPEGFMVAVTACARAQGYRDDTIHQEHFHPLSVVGEEQDREFTVVDAATGREYRVPKGRSIARVLVEAGLDLELSCEQGMCGTCLVDVLEGEPEHHDIYQTDAEKASNLRIAVCCSRSRSTRLVLDL from the coding sequence ATGATCGAACGCTTTCCCGTCCGCATAGAGCGGATTAACCGCGAAACCGCGGACATCGTCAGCCTTGATCTCGTTTCGCACGATACCGGAGTGAAACTGCCACGCTTCGAGCCCGGCGCCCATATCGATGTCGATCTCGGCCCAAACCTCGTCCGGCCATACTCGCTGTGCGGCAACCCTGACGAGGAGGACGTTTACCGGATCGGCGTCCTGAAAGACCGGGCCTCACGCGGTGGGTCGGAGGCCGTTCACCGGCTGCATCCCGGTGATGTCCTGAAAATTGGCGCGCCTCGGAACCTGTTTCCGCTGGTTCGCGATGCGGACAGGGCCGTCCTGTTGGCCGGCGGCATCGGCATCACGCCCCTGCTGTCGATGGCGCATGCTCTCCACGCGCGGGGCGTGCCGTTCGGCTTGCATTATTTCACGCGGGACCGGCACTCGGCGGCATTTCTGCCGCTGATCGAAGCGGTTCCCTTCGCTGCGAACGTCACCTTCCACTTTTGCGACGAGACGAGTTCGGCGATGTTCGACGCGCGGCGTGACCTGCCGGCGCCTTCCGACGGACTGCATCTGTACACCTGTGGGCCGGAAGGCTTCATGGTGGCGGTAACGGCCTGCGCAAGAGCTCAAGGTTACCGGGACGACACAATTCACCAGGAGCACTTCCATCCTCTGAGCGTCGTCGGGGAGGAACAGGACCGGGAATTCACGGTCGTGGATGCTGCAACGGGACGGGAATATCGCGTTCCCAAGGGGCGCAGCATCGCCAGAGTTCTGGTCGAAGCCGGCCTCGATCTCGAGCTTTCCTGCGAACAGGGCATGTGCGGCACCTGTCTTGTCGATGTGCTGGAGGGCGAGCCCGAACATCACGATATCTATCAGACCGATGCGGAGAAGGCTTCGAACCTGCGCATCGCCGTCTGCTGCTCCAGAAGCCGCTCGACCCGCCTGGTTCTGGATCTCTAG
- a CDS encoding aromatic ring-hydroxylating oxygenase subunit alpha, which yields MDTGLSPPGVAEALRFDRYFRSGYVHRDVYTDARIFDQEMRALFGRTWVYIGHESEVPAPNDYVTREIGRRPVILTRTRKGDVAVLINRCTHRGALVCRKPRGNTKRFTCGYHAWSFGTDGSCTSVPLRSGYGEDLDMRELDLARPAHTESYRGFVFASMAQDVPPLVDHLAGARQQLDAWIDRGDRQAIVVRSGAMNFNIHTNWKCVYDNAADGYHTPFSHESMLRVFQDRYGDVDLAYYQQDFDTSPLFIKALGNGHTMLDQRPAMHADSAWGRQHPHPSREQVEAVITERYGKDAAIAKLDASTGSGMNLNIFPNLLIIGNQIQVLEPQAVNRTLVKWYSTTLEGADADINLARMRMQEDFPSFGEVDDAAQFESCQQGMTLVPELEWIDMRRHMTTGAGYTDTDGHWREPVSSDLHQRTYFDAWRRIMGESPLFTA from the coding sequence ATGGACACAGGTTTATCTCCGCCAGGCGTAGCCGAGGCGCTCCGCTTTGATCGGTATTTTCGGTCCGGCTACGTCCATCGCGACGTCTACACCGATGCGAGGATCTTCGATCAGGAGATGCGCGCCCTGTTTGGAAGGACCTGGGTCTATATCGGCCACGAGAGCGAGGTTCCCGCGCCAAACGACTACGTGACCCGTGAGATCGGCCGGCGACCGGTTATCCTGACCCGGACCCGAAAGGGCGACGTCGCTGTCCTGATCAATCGCTGCACCCATCGGGGCGCGCTGGTCTGTCGCAAGCCCCGGGGCAATACGAAGCGCTTCACCTGCGGCTACCACGCATGGTCCTTCGGTACGGATGGAAGCTGTACCTCCGTTCCGCTGCGCTCCGGTTACGGGGAGGATCTCGACATGCGCGAGCTCGATCTGGCGAGGCCCGCGCACACGGAGTCCTATCGCGGCTTCGTCTTTGCCAGCATGGCGCAGGATGTACCCCCTCTGGTCGATCACCTGGCGGGCGCCCGGCAGCAACTCGACGCGTGGATCGATCGCGGCGACCGGCAGGCGATCGTCGTGCGCTCCGGTGCGATGAATTTCAACATCCACACCAACTGGAAGTGCGTCTACGACAATGCGGCGGATGGCTACCACACGCCGTTTTCCCATGAATCGATGCTGCGGGTGTTCCAGGATCGCTACGGCGATGTCGATCTCGCCTATTATCAACAAGACTTCGATACATCGCCCCTCTTCATCAAGGCGCTCGGCAATGGCCACACGATGCTGGACCAGCGCCCGGCCATGCACGCCGACAGCGCCTGGGGACGGCAGCACCCGCATCCGAGCCGGGAGCAGGTCGAGGCCGTCATCACGGAACGCTACGGGAAGGACGCCGCTATCGCGAAGCTCGACGCCTCCACGGGCTCCGGCATGAACCTCAACATCTTTCCGAACCTGCTGATCATCGGCAACCAGATCCAGGTTCTGGAACCGCAAGCCGTCAACCGGACGCTGGTCAAATGGTACTCCACGACGCTGGAGGGCGCTGACGCGGACATCAACCTTGCGCGCATGCGCATGCAGGAGGACTTTCCGTCCTTCGGGGAGGTGGACGACGCCGCCCAGTTCGAATCCTGCCAGCAGGGCATGACCCTGGTTCCCGAACTCGAATGGATCGACATGCGCCGGCACATGACGACCGGGGCTGGCTACACCGACACCGACGGACACTGGCGCGAACCCGTTTCGTCGGATCTCCACCAGCGGACCTACTTCGACGCGTGGCGCCGCATCATGGGCGAAAGCCCGCTTTTCACAGCCTGA
- a CDS encoding aromatic-ring-hydroxylating dioxygenase subunit beta, whose product MPQTIATPRTLRTDIEGYFGLSYYQAVQAIVEDWRALAEIPAERLADPADTAAVTRLLHAEARLLDAERLPEWLGLFTPDCAYWIPADTAISTPWTAVSWEFNDRRRLEERVERLGTGKAYSQSPPTRSAHLYSNIEVFRGADWSGATENTLHVLCTFLIQTNFAGHPSTRAGWNGYIVRKEGPSWRIVLKRISLYDADLAQDNNSFTL is encoded by the coding sequence ATGCCCCAGACGATTGCGACACCCAGAACGCTCCGCACGGATATAGAAGGCTATTTCGGCTTGAGCTATTATCAGGCGGTGCAGGCGATCGTCGAGGATTGGCGCGCGCTGGCCGAAATCCCGGCGGAGCGCCTCGCCGACCCGGCCGACACTGCCGCCGTGACGCGCCTGCTCCATGCCGAAGCGCGGCTGCTCGACGCGGAGAGACTGCCGGAATGGCTCGGCCTGTTCACCCCGGACTGTGCCTACTGGATACCGGCGGACACCGCGATCTCGACACCGTGGACCGCGGTGAGTTGGGAGTTCAACGACCGCCGCCGGCTGGAGGAGCGTGTGGAGCGGCTGGGTACCGGCAAGGCCTATTCGCAGAGCCCGCCGACGCGCTCCGCCCATCTCTATTCCAACATCGAGGTTTTCCGGGGCGCCGATTGGTCCGGCGCGACCGAAAACACGCTGCACGTGCTCTGCACCTTTCTCATCCAGACCAATTTCGCGGGACATCCGTCAACCAGGGCCGGCTGGAACGGCTACATCGTGCGCAAGGAAGGACCGTCCTGGCGCATCGTTCTCAAGCGCATCAGCCTCTACGACGCCGATCTCGCGCAGGACAACAACAGTTTCACGCTCTAG